The Solanum lycopersicum chromosome 6, SLM_r2.1 genome has a window encoding:
- the LOC101255894 gene encoding dirigent protein 25 isoform X2, translating into MAIQNSSSFQIKAVISYLLILALTITLATAGRILDEEVATPTVALENPDPTDQAPVSGATAAGAAAGATGATPATGAAVAGGAGAGVGTVAGGAGAGAGAYDDHTFSFFLHDILGGSNPSAIAVTGVVTNPAVSGQVPFAKPNGAVLAVDNGVPTNNANSGIISNNNIPFLTGLSGTTSNFINQNNNGIIGGGNGLPAINLQQLGSGINFQKLMFGTLTVFDDELTEGHELNSGLIGKAQGFYVASSEDGLSQTMAFTVMFKSGSYADSLSFFGVHRMGVSESHLAVMAGTGKYVNAKGFATVKTFPATNQLQETDGVETVLHITVYLAY; encoded by the exons ATGGCAATTCAAAATTCGAGCTCTTTTCAAATCAAAGCCGTTATCTCATACCTACTCATTCTAGCTCTCACAATAACATTAGCTACAGCAGGTCGAATCCTTGACGAGGAAGTGGCCACCCCTACTGTAGCATTAGAAAATCCTGACCCTACCGATCAAGCACCAGTTTCAGGGGCAACTGCGGCTGGTGCAGCTGCTGGAGCTACAG GTGCAACACCTGCAACGGGTGCTGCTGTAGCTGGTGGAGCTGGGGCTGGTGTTGGTACTGTAGCCGGTGGTGCTGGTGCTGGTGCTGGTGCTTACGATGATCATACATTTTCCTTCTTCCTGCACGATATCCTAGGAGGATCAAATCCTTCAGCTATAGCCGTTACCGGAGTGGTAACAAACCCCGCAGTGAGCGGTCAAGTACCGTTCGCGAAACCAAACGGTGCCGTTTTAGCAGTCGACAACGGCGTTCCCACTAACAACGCCAACAGCGGAATCATCAGCAACAACAATATCCCTTTCCTTACTGGCCTTAGCGGAACAACATCTAATTTTATCAATCAAAACAACAACGGAATAATCGGAGGCGGTAATGGTTTGCCAGCGATTAATTTGCAGCAATTAGGATCAGGAATTAATTTCCAGAAACTGATGTTCGGTACATTGACCGTATTCGACGATGAATTGACCGAAGGACACGAGCTGAATTCGGGTTTAATTGGGAAAGCTCAAGGATTTTACGTTGCTAGCTCGGAAGACGGGTTGAGTCAAACCATGGCGTTTACTGTGATGTTTAAGAGTGGAAGCTATGCTGATAGTTTGAGTTTTTTTGGTGTTCATAGAATGGGAGTTTCTGAATCACATCTTGCAGTTATGGCTGGAACGGGGAAGTATGTTAACGCTAAGGGATTTGCTACTGTTAAGACTTTTCCTGCTACTAATCAGCTTCAAGAGACTGATGGAGTGGAGACTGTGTTGCACATTACTGTGTATCTTGC
- the LOC101252998 gene encoding uncharacterized protein: protein MWRNNERVYMTPARGFLTPPPKWRSPATEKDQKWPTHAQSAKADLFHVIHKVPSGDSPYVRAKHVQLIDKDPGKAVSLFWAAINSGDRVDSALKDMAVVMKQLDRSDEAIEAIKSFRNLCPSESQESIDNILIELYKRSGRLEEEIELLELKLKNVEEGIAFGGKRTKIARSQGKKVQITIEKEYARLLGNLAWSYMQLNNFKLAEEYYRKALSLESDKNKQSNLAICLMHMNKIAEARFLLQSIKTSDRRQMDESCTKSFERATQMLAELESHGIQNSKEQVEEMREVRIDSSTSDEHDRRGHEKTHPPPFTASGPPKHFLTQPRRYSCSLNDGGWLNKDSVSACSRRLLFEQTSNNENVQLVVNHNFNKLISVNDISEGASVVCGQVFSRSWGNGANVRSECDLQPPYSKWKNNSSGNDGSDQISLELSRSPTESLPDITSARKCSENGSKDCWSSTLTYRDMVTLEDTTEHLDSTSLKPLNLPACTSKKSWADMVEEDELGLQFHETPGKYSDENENIDANIINLSQNIDTLCLNEGYHTQPGREARRSLCFDHNDRKEKCSSGFQGKELKSGSLNSLPPIGDIAYQTPVTLMRRNRLQVFRDITPESPKP, encoded by the exons ATGTGGAGGAATAACGAGAGAGTCTACATGACTCCGGCGAGGGGTTTCTTGACCCCACCGCCGAAATGGAGATCGCCGGCGACGGAAAAGGACCAGAAGTGGCCAACACATGCACAGAGTGCTAAAGCTGATCTTTTTCACGTCATTCACAAAGTGCCTTCCGGTGATTCTCCTTATGTCAGGGCGAAACATGTTCAA TTAATTGATAAGGATCCAGGCAAGGCAGTTTCTCTGTTCTGGGCAGCAATTAATTCCGGTGATCGAGTTGATAGTGCTCTGAAAGACATGGCAGTGGTAATGAAACAGTTGGATCGTTCAGACGAGGCAATAGAAGCAATAAAGTCATTTCGAAATCTCTGTCCCTCTGAGTCTCAGGAGTCCATTGACAACATCTTGATTGAACTCTACAAG AGATCTGGTAGGCTCGAAGAAGAGATTGAATTACTTGAACTGAAATTGAAGAACGTTGAAGAAGGCATAGCATTTGGTGGGAAGAGGACTAAGATTGCTAGATCTCAAGGAAAAAAGGTTCAAATCACAATTGAAAAGGAGTACGCGAG ATTGTTGGGGAACTTGGCATGGTCATACATGCAACTGAATAACTTTAAATTGGCAGAGGAGTACTATAG AAAAGCACTCTCTCTCGAATCGGACAAGAACAAGCAAAGCAATCTTGCAATTTGTTTGATGCACATGAACAAGATTGCAGAAGCTAGGTTTCTGCTTCAAAGCATAAAAACCTCAGATAGACGGCAAATGGATGAGTCATGCACCAAGTCCTTTGAGCGTGCCACTCAAATGCTAGCTGAGTTAGAATCTCATGGCATTCAGAACTCCAAGGAACAGGTGGAAGAGATGCGGGAGGTTAGGATAGATTCATCCACTTCAGATGAACATGATCGCAGGGGACACGAGAAGACACATCCACCTCCATTTACTGCTTCTGGACCTCCAAAGCACTTTTTGACACAGCCAAGAAGATATTCATGTTCACTCAATGATGGAGGTTGGTTGAATAAGGACTCTGTTAGTGCCTGTAGTCGAAGATTGTTATTTGAACAAACATCAAATAATGAGAATGTGCAGTTAGTTGTGAATCATAATTTTAACAAGCTCATTTCTGTCAACGACATAAGCGAGGGAGCATCCGTTGTATGTGGACAAGTGTTCTCTAGGTCATGGGGTAATGGCGCTAATGTGAGAAGTGAATGTGATTTGCAGCCACCTTACTCCAAATGGAAAAACAACTCTTCAGGAAATGATGGATCAGACCAAATTTCTTTAGAGTTGTCTAGGTCTCCAACAGAATCATTGCCTGATATTACAAGTGCAAGAAAATGTTCTGAAAATGGGAGTAAAGATTGTTGGAGTTCCACTTTGACTTATAGAGATATGGTGACATTAGAGGATACCACCGAACACTTGGACAGCACAAGCTTGAAACCTTTAAACCTGCCTGCATGTACAAGCAAGAAGAGTTGGGCTGATATGGTGGAAGAGGATGAGCTAGGTTTGCAATTTCATGAAACTCCAGGCAAATATTCAGATGAAAATGAGAATATCGATGCAAATATTATTAATCTTAGCCAAAACATTGACACATTGTGTCTGAATGAAGGGTATCATACACAACCTGGACGAGAAGCAAGGCGTTCCTTGTGCTTTGATCATAATGACAGAAAAGAGAAGTGTTCATCTGGCTTTCAGGGGAAAGAGCTTAAGTCTGGAAGCTTGAACTCCTTGCCCCCTATAGGAGACATTGCTTATCAAACTCCAGTCACGTTGATGCGGAGGAACAGATTGCAAGTATTCAGAGATATAACTCCTGAAAGTCCTAAACCTTGA
- the LOC101255894 gene encoding dirigent protein 25 isoform X1: MAIQNSSSFQIKAVISYLLILALTITLATAGRILDEEVATPTVALENPDPTDQAPVSGATAAGAAAGATAGATPATGAAVAGGAGAGVGTVAGGAGAGAGAYDDHTFSFFLHDILGGSNPSAIAVTGVVTNPAVSGQVPFAKPNGAVLAVDNGVPTNNANSGIISNNNIPFLTGLSGTTSNFINQNNNGIIGGGNGLPAINLQQLGSGINFQKLMFGTLTVFDDELTEGHELNSGLIGKAQGFYVASSEDGLSQTMAFTVMFKSGSYADSLSFFGVHRMGVSESHLAVMAGTGKYVNAKGFATVKTFPATNQLQETDGVETVLHITVYLAY, translated from the exons ATGGCAATTCAAAATTCGAGCTCTTTTCAAATCAAAGCCGTTATCTCATACCTACTCATTCTAGCTCTCACAATAACATTAGCTACAGCAGGTCGAATCCTTGACGAGGAAGTGGCCACCCCTACTGTAGCATTAGAAAATCCTGACCCTACCGATCAAGCACCAGTTTCAGGGGCAACTGCGGCTGGTGCAGCTGCTGGAGCTACAG CAGGTGCAACACCTGCAACGGGTGCTGCTGTAGCTGGTGGAGCTGGGGCTGGTGTTGGTACTGTAGCCGGTGGTGCTGGTGCTGGTGCTGGTGCTTACGATGATCATACATTTTCCTTCTTCCTGCACGATATCCTAGGAGGATCAAATCCTTCAGCTATAGCCGTTACCGGAGTGGTAACAAACCCCGCAGTGAGCGGTCAAGTACCGTTCGCGAAACCAAACGGTGCCGTTTTAGCAGTCGACAACGGCGTTCCCACTAACAACGCCAACAGCGGAATCATCAGCAACAACAATATCCCTTTCCTTACTGGCCTTAGCGGAACAACATCTAATTTTATCAATCAAAACAACAACGGAATAATCGGAGGCGGTAATGGTTTGCCAGCGATTAATTTGCAGCAATTAGGATCAGGAATTAATTTCCAGAAACTGATGTTCGGTACATTGACCGTATTCGACGATGAATTGACCGAAGGACACGAGCTGAATTCGGGTTTAATTGGGAAAGCTCAAGGATTTTACGTTGCTAGCTCGGAAGACGGGTTGAGTCAAACCATGGCGTTTACTGTGATGTTTAAGAGTGGAAGCTATGCTGATAGTTTGAGTTTTTTTGGTGTTCATAGAATGGGAGTTTCTGAATCACATCTTGCAGTTATGGCTGGAACGGGGAAGTATGTTAACGCTAAGGGATTTGCTACTGTTAAGACTTTTCCTGCTACTAATCAGCTTCAAGAGACTGATGGAGTGGAGACTGTGTTGCACATTACTGTGTATCTTGC